One Setaria viridis chromosome 3, Setaria_viridis_v4.0, whole genome shotgun sequence DNA window includes the following coding sequences:
- the LOC117850959 gene encoding uncharacterized protein At5g01610 produces MLPHRLLLLLAVAAAAAAGAAASAKPTAYEALAGFDFPPGILPKGVVAYTLNNATGAFTATLDASASGAGSSVCEFSIQGSYSLRYQTKITGKIKPDHLTDLQGVSVKVLFFWLNIIEVTRHGDNLEFSVGIASADFGIENFLECPTCGCGFNCNDLLMLQKQGATTAKLRLRGAF; encoded by the coding sequence ATGCTcccgcaccgcctcctcctcctcctcgccgtcgcggccgcggctgcggcgggcgccgccgcctccgctaaGCCCACCGCCTACGAGGCCCTCGCCGGCTTCGACTTCCCCCCGGGGATTCTCCCTAAGGGCGTGGTGGCCTACACCCTCAACAACGCCACGGGCGCCTTCACGGCCACGCTCGACGCCTCCGCGTCCGGCGCGGGCTCCTCCGTCTGCGAGTTCTCCATCCAGGGCTCCTACTCGCTCCGCTACCAGACCAAGATCACCGGCAAGATCAAGCCCGACCACCTCACCGACCTCCAGGGCGTCTCCGTCAAGGTCCTCTTCTTCTGGCTCAACATCATCGAGGTCACCCGCCACGGCGACAACCTCGAGTTCTCCGTCGGCATCGCCTCCGCGGACTTCGGGATCGAGAACTTCCTCGAGTGCCCCACCTGCGGCTGCGGCTTCAACTGCAACGACCTGCTCATGCTCCAGAAGCAGGGGGCCACTACCGCCAAGCTACGCCTGCGAGGTGCGTTCTAG